CCTCGTCCATCCAGTCCAAGAGGGTCTGGAACTCTTCTTCGGTTTCGCCGGGGTAGCCGACGATGAAGGTCGAGCGCAGGGTGATGTCCGGGCAGTCCGCGCGCCACGCAGAGATCTCGTCCAGTGTTTTGGACGCAGCCGCCGGGCGGGCCATACGTTTCAGCGTATCCGGGTGGGCGTGCTGGAACGGGATGTCCAGATAGGGCAGGATCAGCCCTTCGGCCATCAGCGGGATCAGATTGCGCACATGAGGATAGGGATAGACATAGTGTAGGCGGACCCACAGGTCCTTGCCCGCGCCGAGCGCACCAAGATCACGCGCCAGATCGGTGATATGCGCGCGATGCCCACGTTCTTGCGCGTGTTTGATGTCGACGCCATAGGCCGAGGTGTCTTGCGAAATCACCAGCAGTTCTTTCACACCGGCGTCTACCAGCTTGCCAGCCTCGCGGATGACCGCGTGGGCCGGACGGCTGGCCAGTTTCCCGCGCATGTCGGGGATGATGCAGAACTTGCACTTGTGGTTACAGCCTTCCGAGATCTTCAGATAGCTGTAGTGGCGCGGGGTCAGGCTGACGCCTGTGGAGGGCAGAAGGTCGATGAACGGGTCGGGGCTGGGCGGCACGGCGCCATGCACGGCGTCCAGAACCTGTTCGTACTGATGCGGACCGGTGACGGCCAACACGCTGGGATGGGTGCCGCGGATGTAATCTTCCTCTGCGCCCAGACAGCCGGTGACGATCACTTTGCCGTTTTCGTTTAGGGCTTCCCCGATTGCTTCAAGGCTTTCGGCCTTGGCGCTATCCAGAAATCCGCAAGTGTTCACAATCACCGCATCCGCACCGGAATAATCGGGGCTGATCGCATAGCCCTCGGCGCGCAGGCGCGTCAGGATGCGTTCGCTGTCGACCAGCGCCTTGGGACAGCCAAGGCTGACCATGCCCACGGTGGGCTGACCTTTGCGGACGGGGTCCGTAAAACGGGCTTTCGGAGCAAGGTCGGGACGCAGGTTGGGCGGATTTGCAGGATTTGTCATGGCGGGCCGTATAGCTAAAGCTGGACGTTATGGGAAGGGCGCGGGGTCGGAATGCAAAAGCGCGCCCGGTGGGACGCGCTTTCGAAAAACTGTGTCGAGGTCGCTTACCGCTTACGATCGCGGCGCGAGGACATGGGCTGGAACGCCACGCCCACATGGGCCTCGCAATAGGGTTTGCCTTGCTGTACGCCCAGACCGCAGAACCAGAAGTCATCGGTGGCCGGGTCGCCCACGGGCCATTTGCAGGTCTTCTCGGTCAGTTCCATCAGGTTCAGACGCTTGGCGCCTTTCTCGACTTCGCTGACTTTGGCCAGCGCTTCAGGGCTGATTTCGTTGGCCGAGGGCTGCGGGGGCAGGGGTTGGCCTGCCGGAATGATCGCCTTGCGCGCCGGTGATACGGGCTTTGCTTCAGCTGCCGGAGCTGCTGCAGGTTTCGGCGCAGGTTCGGCCGCCTTCTTCGGAGCTGCCTTTGGCTTCGCTGCGGCCTTGGGCTTGGCGGCTGTCTTGGCCGTTGCCTTGTCGCCTGCAGGGGCTTTGCTGCCACCGCTCGAGCGGTTGGACAGACCCAGACGATGCACCTTGCCGATGACCGCATTGCGGGTCACACCACCAAGTTCCTTCGCGATGACCGAGGCCGATTGACCCTCGCCCCACATCTTCTTCAGGATTTCTACGCGCTCGTCGGTCCAGGACATGCTTTTTTCCCGTCTGCTTGGGGTAAGTCGCAATCGGACTCTGCCCCTTTGAATTCACAAGCCCCTATACTAATCACCCGCGCGGCGGATACAAGCCAAGAAGCTGGTTTACTTGGCTTGCCGACCCTCGCGCCACGCAAGAATTGCGCCGCCGGCCACGATAATGCCTGCCCCAAGCGCGCTGACCCAACCTGGCGTCACGCCAAACAGCCCAAAATCGTACAGTGCGGCGAAGATCAGCGTGGCATAAGAGAACGGCACGACAAAGCTTGCGTCCGCGCGCCGGATCGCCTGCACGTAACACGCCTGCGCCGAGGCCATCATGAACCCGAGCGCCGCCAACACGCCCCATTGCGCGGGCGTCGGGGACTGCCAAACGAACAACACAGCGCAAGAAGCGATGACCAACCCGATGGCGTTGTTGATGACAAGGATCTGTAGGGGTGCCTCGCGCCCGGCAAGGCGTTTGATGAAAATGGTCTCGAGCCCCAAAAGCGCCGCGGCCCCAAGCGCCAGCATCGCTGCCGGGTCAAAACTGGATGCGCCGGGGCGGATCAGGATCAGCGCGCCCACCAGCGCCATCGCGACGGAAAGCCAGCGCCAGGGGCCGACACGCTCGCCCAGAAGGGGGATGGCCAACAGCATGGCGAACACTGGGTTCAGAAAGCTGATCGCGGTCGCGTCTGCCAGCGGGATCAAGGTTGCCGCGGCAAACATCAGGGTCACGCCCGTGAACCCCGCCGCTGAACGTGCGACGTGAAGCTTCAAGTTGGGCCGCGTGATGCGCAAACGCCGGATCAGGGCAAATGTCCCAATCGCCAGAAACGCAAAGGTGAACCGTCCGTGTGTGATCTGGAAGGGATGCAAGGGCTCGCCCAACAGGTCTTTCCCCGCCAGCTTCGCCATCAGCGTCGTTCCCGCGATAAACACGGTGGCCACCAGCATGAAGCCGACAGCAGCAAGGGGGGAGTTGCGCGTTTCCATACATCCCTCCTACGCGGGGACATTCGGATTGAAAAGGCTGGACAGCAAGGGCGCGATCCCCTATCTGGCCCGCATGATCAAACGCACACATATCGCTGACATTCGACGCCGACGCACCCGCGCCTGACGTCCGTCCCCGTTTGATCCTGCGCTCCGTTTGCGCAAACCCACCCAAAACCATCTGGAAATTGTTGACTTGAGGCCCGCCATCCGGCACCCAAAGGCTTCTTTTTTGTAAAGGATACGACCATGATCCCGTCGCTTCTGCCGACCTATAACCGTGTAGACCTCGCCTTCGAGCGTGGCCAGGGCAGCTGGCTTGTCACGGATGGGGGCGAGCGATACCTGGATCTCGGCGCGGGCATCGCGGTGAACGCGCTGGGCCATGCCCATCCTGCATTGGTCGAGGTTCTGGCTGAACAGGGCGCAAAGCTTTGGCATGTGTCGAACCTCTATAAGATCCCGCAACAGCAAGCGCTGGCGGATCAGCTGGTTGACCTGACCTTTGCGGACACTGTGTTCTTTACCAACTCGGGCACCGAGGCGTGTGAGCTCGCCGTGAAAATGGCGCGGAAATACTGGTCGGACAAAGGTGAAGAGCGTGCGCGGATCATCGGTTTTGATGGCTCGTTCCATGGCCGCTCGTCCGCAGGGATCGCGGCTGCGGGTGGCGAAAAGCTGACCGCAGGTTTCGGTCCGCTTCTGCCCGGTTTCACGCATCTGCCGTTCGGAGACCTTGATGGTCTGACCAATGAACTGGCCGAAGGTGACGTGGCCGCCGTGATCATCGAACCCGTTCAGGGCGAGGGCGGTATTCGCCCCGTTCCGGACGACGAACTGAAAGCCATCCGTGCGGCCTGTGACGATGCGGGCGCGTTGTTGATCTTTGACGAAGTGCAGTGTGGCATGGGTCGGACCGGCAAGCTGTTCGCGCACGAGTTTTCGGGCGTCACGCCTGACATCATGATGGTCGCCAAAGGCATTGGCGGCGGTTTCCCCCTGGGCGCTGTTTTGGCGACCGAGGACGCCGCTTCCGGCATGGTCGCAGGCACCCACGGGTCCACCTATGGCGGCAACCCTCTGGCTTGTGCAGTCGGCTCGAAAGTGACCGAGATCGTCGCCGACCCTGCGTTCCTTGCCGAGGTCAGCCGCAAAGCGGGTCTGTTCCGTCAGAAATTGGAAGGCCTCGTTGCCGAACATCCCGATGTCTTTGAAGGCGTGCGTGGGTCGGGCTTGATGCTGGGTCTCAAATGCAAGGCGACCAACATGGATGTGCTGGCGAAATGCTATGACGCGAACCTGCTGTGCGTCCCTGCAGGTGACAACGTGCTGCGCATCCTGCCCGCGCTGACCATCGAAGACGAAGACATTTCCGAGGCGCTGACCCGCCTTGAAACCGCTGCCAAGGCTGTGGAGGGCCAGAGCGCATGACACATTTCCTTGACATCAACGCCACCGATACGAGCGACCTGAAAAGCATCATGTCCGAAGCCCACCGGATCAAGGCCGCACGCGCGGGTAAGACCAAGGGTGCACTGGATGATGAAAAGCCGCTGGACGGCCACATGGTGGCGCTGATCTTTGAAAAGCCCTCGACCCGGACGCGCGTCAGCTTTGACGTGGGCGTGCGCCAGATGGGCGGGCAGACGATGGTTCTGTCTGGCTCTGAAATGCAGTTGGGGCACGGCGAAACCGTCGCCGATACGGCCAAGGTACTGTCGCGCTATGTCGACATGATCATGATCCGGACCTTCGAAGAAGCCACGCTGCTTGAGATGGCCGAGCACGCCGACGTGCCGGTGATCAACGGGCTGACCAACCGCTCGCACCCGTGCCAGATCATGGCCGATATTCTGACCTACGAAGAACATCGCGGTTCGATCGAAGGCAAGAAAGTGGTTTGGGCAGGTGACGGCAACAATGTCTGTGCCTCGTTCCTACATGCTGCGGGCAAGTTCGGCTTTGACTTGACCTTCACTGGTCCGGAACCGCTGGACCCTGAAATGGGTTTTGTCGAAGAGGCCCGCGCCAAAGGTGTGAATGTCGAAATCGTGCGCGATCCGGTGAAAGCCGTGGAAGGTGCGGACCTGCTGGTGGCGGACACGTGGGTCTCGATGCACGACGCGCCCTCGGCGCGCGAACGCCGCCACAACCTGCTGCGCCCCTATCAGATCAATGACGAACTGATGGCGCACGCCAAACCCGATGCTCTATTCATGCATTGCTTGCCGGCGCACCGGGAAGAGGAAGTGACGAACTCGATCATGGATGGCCCGCAATCGGTGATCTTTGACGAGGCCGAGAACCGGCTGCACGCCCAGAAGGCCGTGATGCGTTGGTGCTTGGGCAAATAAGCCCCGCCAGCATCCAAAAAGAAAAGGGCGCCTCGATGGGCGCCCTTTTTTTATCTGTGTGCGTAATTACGCCACAAGCGCGTTCAGGATATAGAAGATCACGCTCGACATTAGGGCGGCTGCAGGCACGGTAATTACCCAGGCTGCCACGATGGTCATGAAATGCGAGCGGCGCACCAGCTTGCGACGACGGCGTTCTTCGGGCGGCAGGCGTTTCACTTCGGGGCGAGCGGCCATGGATTTTCGCAGACGGCGTTCCATGTGGTACTCGCGGTAAAAGCCCACGCCAAAGACGCCACCCACTGCAATGTGGGTCGAGCTGACGGGCAGACCCAGCCAGCTTGCCACGATCACGGTGATGGCGGCCGAAAGCGCCACGCAGTACGCACGCATCGGGTTCAGTTTGGTGATCTGGCTGCCGACCATGCGGATCAGCTTCGGGCCGAACAGCATCAGGCCAAAGCTGATGCCGAAGGCGCCGATGACCATCACCCATGTCGGGATCGAGACCTTCGCCGCAAAGTCGCCAAAGCTTTCAACGTGCACGATGG
The Aliiroseovarius pelagivivens DNA segment above includes these coding regions:
- a CDS encoding GcrA family cell cycle regulator, with the protein product MSWTDERVEILKKMWGEGQSASVIAKELGGVTRNAVIGKVHRLGLSNRSSGGSKAPAGDKATAKTAAKPKAAAKPKAAPKKAAEPAPKPAAAPAAEAKPVSPARKAIIPAGQPLPPQPSANEISPEALAKVSEVEKGAKRLNLMELTEKTCKWPVGDPATDDFWFCGLGVQQGKPYCEAHVGVAFQPMSSRRDRKR
- the argF gene encoding ornithine carbamoyltransferase translates to MTHFLDINATDTSDLKSIMSEAHRIKAARAGKTKGALDDEKPLDGHMVALIFEKPSTRTRVSFDVGVRQMGGQTMVLSGSEMQLGHGETVADTAKVLSRYVDMIMIRTFEEATLLEMAEHADVPVINGLTNRSHPCQIMADILTYEEHRGSIEGKKVVWAGDGNNVCASFLHAAGKFGFDLTFTGPEPLDPEMGFVEEARAKGVNVEIVRDPVKAVEGADLLVADTWVSMHDAPSARERRHNLLRPYQINDELMAHAKPDALFMHCLPAHREEEVTNSIMDGPQSVIFDEAENRLHAQKAVMRWCLGK
- a CDS encoding DMT family transporter — its product is METRNSPLAAVGFMLVATVFIAGTTLMAKLAGKDLLGEPLHPFQITHGRFTFAFLAIGTFALIRRLRITRPNLKLHVARSAAGFTGVTLMFAAATLIPLADATAISFLNPVFAMLLAIPLLGERVGPWRWLSVAMALVGALILIRPGASSFDPAAMLALGAAALLGLETIFIKRLAGREAPLQILVINNAIGLVIASCAVLFVWQSPTPAQWGVLAALGFMMASAQACYVQAIRRADASFVVPFSYATLIFAALYDFGLFGVTPGWVSALGAGIIVAGGAILAWREGRQAK
- a CDS encoding aspartate aminotransferase family protein; protein product: MIPSLLPTYNRVDLAFERGQGSWLVTDGGERYLDLGAGIAVNALGHAHPALVEVLAEQGAKLWHVSNLYKIPQQQALADQLVDLTFADTVFFTNSGTEACELAVKMARKYWSDKGEERARIIGFDGSFHGRSSAGIAAAGGEKLTAGFGPLLPGFTHLPFGDLDGLTNELAEGDVAAVIIEPVQGEGGIRPVPDDELKAIRAACDDAGALLIFDEVQCGMGRTGKLFAHEFSGVTPDIMMVAKGIGGGFPLGAVLATEDAASGMVAGTHGSTYGGNPLACAVGSKVTEIVADPAFLAEVSRKAGLFRQKLEGLVAEHPDVFEGVRGSGLMLGLKCKATNMDVLAKCYDANLLCVPAGDNVLRILPALTIEDEDISEALTRLETAAKAVEGQSA
- the rimO gene encoding 30S ribosomal protein S12 methylthiotransferase RimO, which gives rise to MTNPANPPNLRPDLAPKARFTDPVRKGQPTVGMVSLGCPKALVDSERILTRLRAEGYAISPDYSGADAVIVNTCGFLDSAKAESLEAIGEALNENGKVIVTGCLGAEEDYIRGTHPSVLAVTGPHQYEQVLDAVHGAVPPSPDPFIDLLPSTGVSLTPRHYSYLKISEGCNHKCKFCIIPDMRGKLASRPAHAVIREAGKLVDAGVKELLVISQDTSAYGVDIKHAQERGHRAHITDLARDLGALGAGKDLWVRLHYVYPYPHVRNLIPLMAEGLILPYLDIPFQHAHPDTLKRMARPAAASKTLDEISAWRADCPDITLRSTFIVGYPGETEEEFQTLLDWMDEAQLDRVGCFQYENVDGARSNDLPDHVPAEVKQDRWDRFMEKAQAISEAKLAAKVGQVMDVIVDDIDEDGIATCRTKADAPEIDGNLFIDDGTEGLSVGDIVSVEVDEAGEYDLWGAIKRQS